The genomic window ATCCTGACCTGGTGGTGTTACCATTACTATTCGCTCCACCCCTGCAACTTTGGCTGGAATAGCATTCATCAAAACGGTACTAGGATAACAAGCTCTTCCCCCAGGTACGTATAACCCAGCTTTGTCTACTGGAGTATATTTTTTCCCCAAGACGATGTTATCTTGACCAAAATTGACCCAAGATTTGGGAACTCTCTGCTGATGAAAAGCTTCTATGTTCCGCTTGGCTAAGCCTATAGCATCTAGTAGTTCTTTAGATATTTGCTGATAAGCAGCATCTAATTCTGACCCGCTAACGCGCAACTCTTCCCCATTGAGTTGTTGTCCGTCAAATTCGGCTGTGTAATGTAGCAGAGCCTTGTCACCTTGGCGTTTGACTGTCGCTAGAATTTCGCGGACAGTCGCCTCTTTATGGACGATTTGTTCGTCGCTTGTGCGATCGCAGATTCTTTTGATTTCGGCTTGGGCTTCAGCCTGCTGAGTGATAATGCGCAGCATGGAGTCAGAATGCCTATCTTCTAGAAAAGCCGCTCAAGATTTGACTTGAGCAAGATTTGCTCTAGCTCGATCTTGTGGCGTGCTGGGACTTCTCTAGCTTAACGTGAATTTTTCTACAGCAGCTAGTACATTATGTCAGAAATAAATGTTATATTAGTCTGTCTGGTATCTTTTACATTTATTTCTCAACCATAGATTTTACCGAGACTGACTGTGGCTAATAATAAATCTGCAATTAAACGCGCTCAAGTTGCCGAGCGGAATCGGCTCAGAAATAAAGCCTATAAATCGGCTGTGAGGACTCTCATCAAAAACTGCTTGACGGCGGTAGAAGCCTATGGCTCTAATCCTACAACGGAATCTCTCCAAGAAGTCCAAAGTAGGATGTCGTCTGCTTACAGCAAGATAGATCGGGCTGTGAAATCTGGAGTATTACACCGCAACAACGGTGCTAACAAGAAATCTCGCCTAGCTAAAGCTCTCAAGGCTTATGTTGCCCCTATATCTGCTTAAGTGCTAGCAATTCTACTTTTAACCCTAAATATCAGGTTTAGTAGCTAACATGGAAACTGTTAGATTTACCAAACCTGTTTCTCTGTCAGATAGATCTGGGCGATCGCTAGTAAATCATGACTATCCAACTAATTGATACTCACGTACATCTAAATTTCGATGTCTTTAGCTCAGAGTTGGAAGAGGTTAGAAGCAGATGGCAAGCAGCAGGAGTGACTCAAGTAGTTCACTCTTGTGTCGAACCAGGAGAGTTTTCTAGTCTTCAAGCGATCGCCGATCGTTTTCCAGAAGTTAGTCTCTCCATTGGTTTGCATCCTTTAGATGCTCATAAGTGGAATCAGACCACAGCCGAAGAAATTTGGCAAGGAGCTTCTTCAGATTCTAGGGTAGTTGCCATTGGGGAAATGGGACTGGATTTTTACAAAGCAGACAACATTCAACATCAACAAGAAGTCTTCTTGACTCAGTTGGAAATTGCTTGTCAGTTAGATTTACCAGTTATTATCCACTGTCGAGATGCTGCTAGCGCTTTGCGCCAAGCTTGTCAAAGCCTATCTTCTAAATACCATCTCAAAGGGGTGATGCATTGTTGGTCAGGAACTCCAGAAGAAACTCGTTGGTTTTTAGATTTGGGATTTTATCTTAGTTTCAGTGGGATAGTCACCTTTAAAAACGCTCACCAGGTTCAAGAATCGGCTCTAGTCGTGCCTAGCGATCGCTTACTTGTCGAGACTGATTGCCCATTTCTAGCTCCTCTACCCTATCGGGGAAAACGCAACGAACCAGCATATGTATATTATGTCGCCCAACACCTAGCCGAACTAAGAAAAACCCCGTTGCCCAAACTGGCTAGAGAAACTACCGAAAATGCACGTCAACTTTTTGCTTTAAGCTTACCGGAAAATGCAACCAAGGAACTTGTGAAAACTTTGCCAGACTAAAATACTTAGGATTTATTCGCTCCCGAACCTCCGTGAGATTCCACAATTTAGTCAATAGCCTCAAAGGTAGTATAAACATAAATGAGTTATACTAGCAATGCTCTAAGCCAAAAAATTCGGCGATGTACCTCCGGTACACTATCGCGATCGTCAACTTATACAGTCTTGCTTACCTTGTTAAAAGTTGCAGTTAGCAAAATCCCCTGGCTCGACCAAATCCAGTCGCCGCCTGACCCAATAGCCGTTGCCTACCTTAAATTTACTACATTAATCAAACTGCCAAAAGCTATACCCACTTGACTTTCAGTAGTTGTTTTCGCACTGATAAAACAACTACTCACCTTTCGATTGGCTAAATTCCTCTCTAGATTGCCATAGAGGATGCCTCTGACTCAAAAACGTGCCCGAGGAGATGCATGACTAACCAAACTCAGATTGCTACACCTGCTTATATATTGCCAGACTTAGTTGAAATTCAGCGTTCTAGTTTTCGTTGGTTTTTGGAAGAAGGGCTAATTGAAGAACTAAATAGCTTTTCGCCGATTACCGATTATACCGGTAAGCTGGAACTATACTTTAATGCCAAAGACTATAAGCTTAAGCGCCCTAAATACGATGTAGACGAAGCCAAGCGGCGAGATGCGACTTATGCTGTCCAAATGTACGTGCCTACCCGTCTTGTCAATAAAGAAACCGGAAATATCAACGATCAAGAAGTATTTATTGGTGACTTGCCCTTAATGACTGATCGCGGCACCTTTATTATTAATGGTGCAGAACGAGTCATAGTTAACCAAATCGTTCGTTCTCCAGGAGTATACTATAAATCAGAGGTTGATAAAAACGGTAGACGTACCTACAATGCCAGCCTAATCCCTAACCGAGGGGCATGGTTAAAGTTTGAAACTGATAAAAACGACATTGTTTGGGTCAGAATCGACAAAACTCGCAAACTTTCTGCCCAAATACTCTTAAAAGCTCTGGGATTATCTGACAATGAAATTCTCGATGGTTTGCGACACCCCGAATACTATCAAAAAACCTTAGACAAAGAAGGTAACCCTACCGAAGAAGAAGCTTTACTAGAACTGTACCGCAAATTACGTCCTGGTGAACCACCTACAGTTAGTGGCGGACAACAGCTATTAGAATCTCGGTTCCGCGATCCCAAGCGTTACGACTTAGGTAGAGTCGGTCGCTACAAAATGAATCGGAAGTTACGCCTCAACGTCCCAGATACAGTCAGAATCTTAACCCCTCAAGATATATTGGCAGCAGTTGACTACCTAATCAATCTAGAATTTGATATCGGAAACGAAGATGACATCGATCACTTAGGAAATCGCCGCGTTCGTTCTGTAGGGGAACTGTTGCAAAACCAAGTCCGAGTTGGTTTAAACCGACTAGAGCGGATTATTAGAGAACGGATGACCGTTTCTGACTCAGAAATCTTAACTCCAGCTAGTTTAGTCAACCCTAAACCACTAGTCGCTGCCATTAAAGAATTCTTTGGCTCATCCCAGCTATCTCAATTTATGGATCAAACCAATCCCTTAGCGGAACTGACCCATAAACGTCGTCTTAGCGCTTTAGGTCCTGGCGGCTTAACCAGAGAAAGAGCAGGATTTGCTGTCCGTGATATTCATACTTCCCACTACGGTAGAATTTGCCCGATTGAAACTCCAGAAGGACCAAACGCTGGATTAATCGGTTCCCTAGCTACTCATGCTCGCGTCAACCAGTACGGGTTTATCGAAACCCCATTTTGGCCAGTCAAAAATGGTCGGGTACTTAAAGATACTCCCCCTAACTACATGACGGCTGATGAAGAAGATGACCTGCGGGTAGCTCCTGGGGATGTCGCTGTAGACGAAAACTGGATGATTATCGGTAAAGCGATTCCTGTGCGCTATCGCAAAGAATTTAGTATCGTCACTCCCGATCAAGTAGATTACATAGCTGTCTCACCAGTCCAAATCATTTCCGTTGCTACCTCCCTGATTCCATTTTTGGAGCATGACGACGCTAACCGCGCTCTGATGGGTTCCAATATGCAAAGGCAAGCAGTACCTCTATTAAAACCTTCACGCCCTCTAGTTGGGACGGGTTTAGAAGCTCAAGCTGCCCGCGACTCAGGAATGGTTATCATCGCCAAAGCTCCTGGAGAAGTGACTTATATAGATGCCAATCGGATCAGAGTTAAATCTGATATTCCAGAGGGTAATCGCAAAGAAATTGAGTACCAACTCCAGAAATATCAACGTTCCAACCAAGATACTTGCCTTAATCAAAGACCGTTGGTTGAACTAGGCGATCGCGTTGAAGTCGGTCAAGTTTTAGCTGATGGTTCCGCCACAGAAGGTGGTGAAATTGCTCTGGGGCAAAATATTCTAGTTGCTTATATGCCTTGGGAAGGCTACAACTACGAAGACGCGATTTTGATTAGCGAACGGTTGGTACGTGAGGATGTCTACACCACCATTCACATCGAAAAGTTTGAAATCGAAGCTCGCCAAACCAAGCTAGGACCAGAAGAAATTACCAGAGAAATTCCCAACGTTGGTGAAGATTCCCTGCGTAACCTGGATGAAAATGGCATTATCCGCAAAGGCGCTTGGGTGGAAGCTGGAGAAATCTTAGTAGGTAAGGTTACCCCTAAAGGTGAATCAGACCAACCCCCTGAAGAAAAACTCTTAAGAGCGATTTTTGGGGAAAAAGCTAGAGATGTGCGAGATAACTCCCTGAGAGTCCCTAACGGTGAAAAAGGTCGGGTCGTCGATGTGCGGGTATTTACTCGCGAACAAGGAGACGAACTACCCCCTGGAGCTAATATTGTTGTTCGGGTTTATGTTGCCCAGAAACGTAAAATCCAAGTTGGCGACAAAATGGCGGGCCGTCATGGGAATAAAGGAATTATTTCCCGAATTTTACCAGTGGAAGATATGCCTTATCTCCCCGATGGCACTCCTGTAGACATTGTGCTTAATCCCCTAGGTGTACCTAGCCGGATGAATGTCGGTCAAGTGTTTGAGTGTTTGCTGGGATGGGCTGGCAAAAACTTAGGCTTGAGGTTTAAAATAACTCCTTTTGACGAGATGTATGGAACTGAAGCCTCTCGCGAAACCGTACACGGCTTATTATCAGCAGCCAAAGAGCAAGTAGGTAAAAGTTGGGTCTTTAACGAAGATCATCCTGGTAAAATCCGTCTTTATGACGGAAGGACTGGAGAACCATTCGATCGCCCCATTACCATTGGGATGGCATATATGCTGAAACTAGTTCACTTAGTTGACGACAAGATCCACGCTCGTTCTACAGGACCTTACTCGTTAGTCACCCAGCAGCCATTGGGTGGTAAAGCTCAACAGGGCGGTCAAAGATTTGGAGAAATGGAAGTATGGGCGCTCGAAGCCTTTGGAGCAGCTTATACCTTGCAAGAACTGTTAACCGTTAAATCTGACGATATGCAGGGACGTAACGAAGCGTTAAACGCCATAGTTAAGGGTAAAGCGATTCCTCGCCCTGGAACTCCAGAATCCTTTAAAGTCTTAATGCGGGAGTTGCAATCATTAGGTCTAGATATTGCGGTACACAAAGTGGAAACTAAAGAAGACGGAACCACCCGCGATGTGGAAGTCGATCTGATGATGGAAACTAGTAATCGACGTACTCCATCTCGACCTACATATGAATCTTTAACTCGCGAAGACCTAGAAGAAGAAGATGCCTAATCAAGACATCAGTATCAGACGGCGTAAGTGAAGCAGCCATTAGTAAGTCATCAAAACCATTGAACACTAATACTTCTGACTGACACCAAGCGGTAATAGGGAATTAGAGGCTCTAAAATCCCCTAATTCCCCCTCCTTGAGTCCCATAGCCATTTCCCCCCAAACTTAAAACTATTAAAACCCAAAACTTGAAGATGAGACCTCAGCTAGAACAGCGATTTGATTACGTAAAAATCGCTTTGGCATCTCCAGAGCGAATTCGTCAATGGGGTGAAAGAACTCTCCCTAACGGTCAATTAGTAGGTGAAGTCACCAAGCCAGAAACAATTAACTATCGCACCCTCAAACCAGAAATGGATGGGTTGTTCTGCGAGCGGATTTTTGGCCCATCGAAAGATTGGGAGTGTCACTGCGGTAAATATAAGCGTGTCCGTCATAGGGGGATTGTCTGCGAACGTTGTGGCGTAGAAGTGACGGAATCTAGAGTGCGTCGTCATCGGATGGGTTACATTAAACTCGCTGCTCCTGTAGTCCATGTTTGGTACTTAAAAGGGATTCCCAGTTATCTGAGTATCTTGCTGGATATGCCTTTAAGGGATGTTGAGCAAATTGTTTATTTCAACTCTTATGTAGTCCTAAGTCCTGGAAATGCCCCCAATTTAAGCTACAAACAGCTATTAACCGAAGATCAGTGGTTAGAAATTGAAGAGCAAATCTATAGCGAGGATTCTCAGCTAGAAGGTGTAGAAGTTGGCATTGGTGCTGAAGCCGTGCAGAGATTACTACAGGATCTAGAAAATGAAAGAGAAGTAGAAGATACTGACGAACTATTCACTTCAGACGCAGACAAAGAGATTAGATCCGGTTTAGTTATAGAATCGGCTAACTTGCGTAAAGAGATGGAAACTGCTAAGGGGCAAAAACGCGCCAAGCTGATTAAGCGCTTGCGGGTGATTGATAATTTTATTGCCACTGGTAGTAGACCAGAGTCGATGGTTCTGGAAGTAATTCCGGTAATTCCTCCCGATTTACGTCCTATGGTGCAGTTGGATGGCGGTAGATTTGCCACATCTGACTTAAATGACCTTTATCGCCGCGTTATTAACCGCAATAACCGTTTGGCTAGGTTGCAAGAAATTTTAGCTCCAGAAATCATCGTCCGCAACGAAAAGCGGATGCTGCAAGAAGCTGTAGACGCTCTGATTGATAATGGTCGTCGCGGTAGAACTGTCGTGGGAGCTAATAACCGTCCTTTAAAATCTTTGTCAGATATTATTGAAGGAAAACAGGGTCGGTTCCGACAAAACCTATTAGGTAAAAGGGTTGACTATTCTGGACGGAGTGTAATTGTAGTTGGTCCAAAACTGAGAATTCATCAGTGTGGGTTACCTAGAGAAATGGCAATTGAACTGTTCCAGCCATTTGTGATTCATCGCTTAATTAAAAGTGGCGCGGTGAATAATATTAAGGCAGCCAAAAAGCTAATCCAGCGCAATGACGCTCAAATCTGGGATGTGTTGGAAGAAGTGATTGCCGGACACCCAGTGTTATTAAACCGTGCCCCTACCTTGCACAGATTGGGAATTCAAGCTTTTGAGCCTATTTTAGTAGAAGGCAGGGCAATTCAGCTACATCCTTTGGTTTGTCCGGCGTTTAACGCTGACTTTGACGGAGACCAAATGGCGGTACACATACCATTATCTTTGGAAGCTCAGTGTGAAGCCAGATTGTTGATGTTGGCTTGTAATAATATTCTGTCTCCAGCGACGGGAAGACCGATTGTTGCACCCAGTCAGGATATGGTGTTGGGATGCTATTACTTAACTGCGAATAATCCAGCGTTAAATGAGCAAAGATCGGGTAATGTTCCCAAATACTACGCCAATTTAGACGATGCCGTTCGAGCCTACGAACAAAAGCAAATAGAGTTGCACGCCTATATTTGGGTTCGCTTTGATGGGGTGATGGAAACAGGTAAACCAGAAGGAGAACCAATATCAAATGAAACGTTGACAGATGGTACGCAACTGTCGATTTATCCACACCGCCGCGTGCGCCGATCGCCTGATGGGGAACTGCTTTCTCAGTATATCTATACCACCCCTGGTCGAATTATTTACAACAGAGCTATTTTAGAGGCGATCGCTAGCGGTCAATGAAGGAAGAGGGAAGAAGGAAGCGCATTAATTCCCTCATTAATTCTGCAATAGGTCTAATAATTTCAAAATCTGCCGCAATTGATGTAGTTGAGTCAAACTCACCAAGACTTAAGACAAAGGGTACAGGACAAATGACTAAAGACGCGATCTTTTTTAATCGGGTAGTCGGTAAAAAACAACTTAAAGAACTTATATCCTGGTCTTATACCAACTATGGAACTGCCCGAACTGCTTATATGGCAGATAAGTTGAAAGAACTGGGATTTCGTTATGCTACCCAAGCGGGAATCTCAATTAGCGTGGATGATTTGCAAGTTCCTCCCGCTAAACGAACTATGCTCAACGCGGCAGAAACCGAAATTCAAGCCACAGAAGAGCGCTATCTGAGGGGAGAGATTACCGAAGTGGAACGGTTCCAAAAAGTAATTGATACTTGGAATAGTACCTCTGAATCCCTCAAAGATGAAGTAATTCGTCACTTTGAAGCGACAGATCCCCTGAACTCGGTTTATATGATGTCTAGCAGTGGTGCTAGAGGTAGTATGGCGCAAGTCAGGCAGTTAGTGGGGATGCGGGGCTTAATGGCAGATCCCCAAGGGCAAATTATCGACCAACCAATTAAGACTAATTTCCGCGAAGGGTTAACGGTTACAGAATACATTATCTCTTCCTATGGCGCTCGAAAAGGGTTGGTTGATACCGCCTTGCGGACGGCAGATTCTGGATATCTCACTCGTCGTTTGGTAGACGTTTCCCAAGATGTAATTGTCCGGGAAGCCGATTGTGGAACGATTAGAGGGGTGCGGATAGTACCCATGAAAGATGGCGATCGCACTTTGATTCCGTTAGGCGATCGCTTGCTGGGACGAGTTTTGGCTGAAGATGTCGTCGATCAAAAAACTGGTGAAGTCGTCGTTCCTCGGAATCTACCCTTATCGGACGAATTGATTGCTAAAGTTGTCGGAACTGGAGTCGAAGAAGTCATCGCCCGTTCTCCTTTAACTTGCGAAGCTGGTAGATCTATTTGCCAAATGTGCTACGGTTGGAGCTTAGCTCACGGTAAGTTGGTAGATCTAGGCGAAGCTGTCGGGATTATTGCCGCTCAGTCGATTGGGGAGCCAGGTACGCAGCTTACCATGCGGACATTCCACACCGGAGGTGTCTTCACTGGAGAAGTAGCCAGACTAGTTAAAGCTCCCTTTAACGGTATTGTCAAGCTATCCGAACTGCGAACTCGTGGGGTGAGAACCCGTCATGGAGAAGAAAGAGAACAAGTAGAAACTGGTGGAGAATTGATCCTTTTGCCTAAATCTGGCAAAGGAAAGTCATTAAAAGTTCCCGTCACGGCTGGTTCTCTGCTGCTAGTTAAAGAAGGAGATGTCGTCGAAACCGACCAGTTATTGGCAGAAGTCGCCCTAGCTAAAGTCCGACACTCCACCGAAAAAGCTGTGAAAGACGTATCGACAGCGATCGCTGGAGAAGTCGTATTTGCTGACATTTCCCCGGAAGAAAAAACCGATAGACAGGGTAATACCACCAGAATTGCCCAGCGTGGCGGTCTGATGTGGGTGC from Merismopedia glauca CCAP 1448/3 includes these protein-coding regions:
- a CDS encoding DNA-directed RNA polymerase subunit gamma, encoding MRPQLEQRFDYVKIALASPERIRQWGERTLPNGQLVGEVTKPETINYRTLKPEMDGLFCERIFGPSKDWECHCGKYKRVRHRGIVCERCGVEVTESRVRRHRMGYIKLAAPVVHVWYLKGIPSYLSILLDMPLRDVEQIVYFNSYVVLSPGNAPNLSYKQLLTEDQWLEIEEQIYSEDSQLEGVEVGIGAEAVQRLLQDLENEREVEDTDELFTSDADKEIRSGLVIESANLRKEMETAKGQKRAKLIKRLRVIDNFIATGSRPESMVLEVIPVIPPDLRPMVQLDGGRFATSDLNDLYRRVINRNNRLARLQEILAPEIIVRNEKRMLQEAVDALIDNGRRGRTVVGANNRPLKSLSDIIEGKQGRFRQNLLGKRVDYSGRSVIVVGPKLRIHQCGLPREMAIELFQPFVIHRLIKSGAVNNIKAAKKLIQRNDAQIWDVLEEVIAGHPVLLNRAPTLHRLGIQAFEPILVEGRAIQLHPLVCPAFNADFDGDQMAVHIPLSLEAQCEARLLMLACNNILSPATGRPIVAPSQDMVLGCYYLTANNPALNEQRSGNVPKYYANLDDAVRAYEQKQIELHAYIWVRFDGVMETGKPEGEPISNETLTDGTQLSIYPHRRVRRSPDGELLSQYIYTTPGRIIYNRAILEAIASGQ
- the rpsT gene encoding 30S ribosomal protein S20, which encodes MANNKSAIKRAQVAERNRLRNKAYKSAVRTLIKNCLTAVEAYGSNPTTESLQEVQSRMSSAYSKIDRAVKSGVLHRNNGANKKSRLAKALKAYVAPISA
- the rpoB gene encoding DNA-directed RNA polymerase subunit beta; translation: MTNQTQIATPAYILPDLVEIQRSSFRWFLEEGLIEELNSFSPITDYTGKLELYFNAKDYKLKRPKYDVDEAKRRDATYAVQMYVPTRLVNKETGNINDQEVFIGDLPLMTDRGTFIINGAERVIVNQIVRSPGVYYKSEVDKNGRRTYNASLIPNRGAWLKFETDKNDIVWVRIDKTRKLSAQILLKALGLSDNEILDGLRHPEYYQKTLDKEGNPTEEEALLELYRKLRPGEPPTVSGGQQLLESRFRDPKRYDLGRVGRYKMNRKLRLNVPDTVRILTPQDILAAVDYLINLEFDIGNEDDIDHLGNRRVRSVGELLQNQVRVGLNRLERIIRERMTVSDSEILTPASLVNPKPLVAAIKEFFGSSQLSQFMDQTNPLAELTHKRRLSALGPGGLTRERAGFAVRDIHTSHYGRICPIETPEGPNAGLIGSLATHARVNQYGFIETPFWPVKNGRVLKDTPPNYMTADEEDDLRVAPGDVAVDENWMIIGKAIPVRYRKEFSIVTPDQVDYIAVSPVQIISVATSLIPFLEHDDANRALMGSNMQRQAVPLLKPSRPLVGTGLEAQAARDSGMVIIAKAPGEVTYIDANRIRVKSDIPEGNRKEIEYQLQKYQRSNQDTCLNQRPLVELGDRVEVGQVLADGSATEGGEIALGQNILVAYMPWEGYNYEDAILISERLVREDVYTTIHIEKFEIEARQTKLGPEEITREIPNVGEDSLRNLDENGIIRKGAWVEAGEILVGKVTPKGESDQPPEEKLLRAIFGEKARDVRDNSLRVPNGEKGRVVDVRVFTREQGDELPPGANIVVRVYVAQKRKIQVGDKMAGRHGNKGIISRILPVEDMPYLPDGTPVDIVLNPLGVPSRMNVGQVFECLLGWAGKNLGLRFKITPFDEMYGTEASRETVHGLLSAAKEQVGKSWVFNEDHPGKIRLYDGRTGEPFDRPITIGMAYMLKLVHLVDDKIHARSTGPYSLVTQQPLGGKAQQGGQRFGEMEVWALEAFGAAYTLQELLTVKSDDMQGRNEALNAIVKGKAIPRPGTPESFKVLMRELQSLGLDIAVHKVETKEDGTTRDVEVDLMMETSNRRTPSRPTYESLTREDLEEEDA
- a CDS encoding TatD family hydrolase; the protein is MQLIDTHVHLNFDVFSSELEEVRSRWQAAGVTQVVHSCVEPGEFSSLQAIADRFPEVSLSIGLHPLDAHKWNQTTAEEIWQGASSDSRVVAIGEMGLDFYKADNIQHQQEVFLTQLEIACQLDLPVIIHCRDAASALRQACQSLSSKYHLKGVMHCWSGTPEETRWFLDLGFYLSFSGIVTFKNAHQVQESALVVPSDRLLVETDCPFLAPLPYRGKRNEPAYVYYVAQHLAELRKTPLPKLARETTENARQLFALSLPENATKELVKTLPD